From Vibrio crassostreae, one genomic window encodes:
- the prmC gene encoding peptide chain release factor N(5)-glutamine methyltransferase, with translation MQSAYTVESALKAAIVKLQEGDNTSPSIDAAVLLCHALDKPRSYLLTWPEKHLTSEQESEFNVLIKRRLTGEPVAYIIGEREFWSLPLKVSPSTLIPRPDTERLVEVALDKTYGKQGAILDLGTGTGAIALALASEMPNRQVTGIDLRPEAQQLATENAKRLNITNVTFLHGSWFEPLSSEEAVKFSLIVSNPPYIEKDDPHLSQGDVRFEPITALVAEEKGLADIRYISENARGFLENEGWLAFEHGYDQGLAVREIMQALGYLDVVTEKDYGGNDRVTLGRYCS, from the coding sequence ATGCAGTCAGCATATACGGTTGAAAGTGCTTTAAAAGCAGCAATCGTAAAGCTTCAAGAGGGTGATAACACATCACCCTCTATTGATGCTGCGGTACTGCTTTGTCACGCCTTAGATAAACCAAGATCTTACCTACTTACCTGGCCTGAGAAGCACCTCACTTCAGAGCAAGAGTCTGAATTTAACGTCCTTATAAAACGTCGCTTAACCGGTGAGCCTGTGGCTTATATTATCGGTGAGCGTGAGTTTTGGTCACTGCCGTTAAAAGTTTCTCCTTCTACCTTAATTCCACGCCCAGATACTGAGCGTTTGGTTGAGGTGGCTTTGGATAAAACTTACGGCAAGCAAGGTGCGATTCTAGATTTAGGGACAGGTACAGGTGCTATCGCGTTAGCATTGGCGTCAGAGATGCCGAACCGACAGGTAACGGGTATTGATCTTCGCCCTGAAGCGCAGCAGCTGGCGACAGAAAATGCGAAGCGCTTAAACATCACCAACGTTACGTTTTTACATGGCAGTTGGTTTGAGCCTTTGAGCTCTGAAGAAGCTGTGAAGTTCTCTCTGATTGTCTCTAACCCACCTTATATTGAGAAAGATGATCCTCATTTATCTCAAGGGGATGTGCGTTTTGAGCCAATTACCGCATTGGTTGCTGAAGAGAAAGGACTGGCTGACATTCGCTATATTTCTGAAAATGCACGTGGCTTTTTGGAAAATGAAGGCTGGTTGGCGTTTGAACACGGTTACGACCAAGGCTTGGCGGTGCGTGAGATAATGCAGGCGCTCGGTTATCTCGATGTTGTCACAGAGAAAGATTACGGTGGTAATGACCGAGTGACATTGGGTCGTTACTGTTCATAG
- the prfA gene encoding peptide chain release factor 1: MKASILVKLETLVERYEEVQHLLGDPDVIGNQDKFRALSKEYSQLEEVTACFQSYQQAQEDLEAAEEMANEDDAEMREMAQDEIKDAKAAIERLTDELQILLIPKDPNDERNCFLEIRAGAGGDEAGIFAGNLFRMYSKFAEKKGWRVEIMSSNASEQGGYKEMIAKVSGDAVYGTMKFESGGHRVQRVPETESQGRVHTSACTVAVMPEIPEADLPEIKAGDLKIDTFRASGAGGQHVNTTDSAIRITHLPTGTVVECQDERSQHKNKAKAMAVLAARIVQAEEERRAAAVSDTRRNLLGSGDRSDRIRTYNYPQGRVSDHRINLTIYRLNEVLEGDMQSLLDPVLQEHQADQLAALAENN; encoded by the coding sequence ATGAAAGCCTCGATTCTAGTAAAGCTTGAAACACTTGTTGAACGCTATGAAGAAGTTCAACATCTACTTGGTGATCCAGATGTAATCGGGAATCAAGACAAATTCCGTGCACTTTCTAAAGAGTACTCTCAACTAGAAGAAGTGACGGCTTGCTTCCAGTCATACCAGCAAGCTCAAGAAGATTTAGAAGCTGCTGAAGAGATGGCAAACGAAGATGACGCTGAAATGCGTGAAATGGCTCAAGACGAAATCAAGGACGCAAAAGCGGCGATTGAGCGTTTGACGGATGAGCTACAGATTCTTCTGATTCCAAAAGATCCAAACGATGAGCGTAATTGCTTCCTTGAGATCCGTGCAGGCGCGGGTGGTGATGAAGCGGGTATCTTCGCGGGCAACCTGTTCCGTATGTACTCTAAGTTTGCCGAGAAGAAAGGTTGGCGCGTTGAAATCATGAGCAGCAATGCTTCTGAGCAAGGCGGTTACAAAGAGATGATCGCTAAGGTTAGTGGCGACGCTGTTTACGGCACAATGAAGTTTGAGTCAGGTGGTCACCGTGTACAACGTGTACCTGAAACTGAATCTCAAGGCCGTGTTCATACGTCAGCATGTACTGTTGCAGTTATGCCGGAAATCCCAGAAGCGGATCTGCCAGAAATTAAAGCGGGCGACCTTAAAATTGATACCTTCCGTGCATCGGGCGCAGGTGGTCAGCACGTTAACACCACGGATTCAGCAATCCGTATTACTCACTTACCAACGGGTACAGTAGTAGAGTGTCAGGACGAGCGTTCTCAGCATAAAAACAAAGCGAAAGCGATGGCTGTTCTTGCTGCTCGTATTGTTCAAGCAGAAGAAGAGCGCCGAGCGGCAGCTGTTTCTGATACACGTCGTAACCTACTAGGTTCTGGTGATCGTAGTGACCGTATTCGTACGTACAACTACCCACAAGGTCGTGTTTCGGATCACCGTATCAACCTTACTATTTACCGTCTTAACGAAGTGCTTGAAGGTGATATGCAAAGCTTGCTTGATCCTGTACTTCAAGAGCACCAAGCCGATCAACTTGCTGCACTTGCAGAGAACAACTAA
- a CDS encoding SirB2 family protein — protein MYEGLKHFHLLTIAISALLLSIRFALMMANSPKLKHPFLQRFPHINDSLLLLSGIGLIFITGFIPFTPAAPWLTEKLTCVMAYIALGFFALKLGKNKLLRVFSFFGALGWLAMAGKIAMTKTPTFFG, from the coding sequence ATGTACGAAGGTTTAAAACATTTTCACTTACTAACGATTGCGATAAGCGCACTGCTGCTTTCGATTCGTTTCGCTCTTATGATGGCTAACTCTCCAAAGCTTAAGCATCCTTTCTTGCAGCGTTTTCCTCATATCAATGATTCGTTGCTACTGCTATCGGGTATTGGTTTGATTTTTATCACCGGCTTTATTCCATTTACACCTGCAGCACCATGGTTAACTGAAAAACTAACCTGTGTTATGGCTTACATTGCATTGGGCTTCTTTGCACTTAAGCTAGGTAAGAACAAGCTATTGAGAGTTTTCTCTTTCTTCGGTGCACTTGGCTGGTTAGCAATGGCAGGCAAAATCGCAATGACCAAGACGCCAACATTTTTCGGTTAA